In Pieris rapae chromosome 18, ilPieRapa1.1, whole genome shotgun sequence, one genomic interval encodes:
- the LOC111001450 gene encoding trypsin 3A1 isoform X2, with product MKILIPILCLISTVDLQDAPDGECCGDQEVDISQHLELEAVCPELSGQIIGGRSSSIVRHPYQVSMILNGNSFCGGFIISPNYVLTAAHCVQNVLPSAIRLRVGSTRRDSGGTIVPVANVTVHPQYGTPQFDHDIAALQLARPLTFSNSVQAIRLPQPRQAVPLVRLTVTGWGLTAPRGQRIPRIMMEANVPVVPHWLCRLSYGDALTNNMFCGGHFLIGGVSSCQGDSGGPAVFRGIAFGVVSFARGCALPLSPTVFTNIASLRDWVTQNTGVYEMFLIGYQFKVLSPIFTIHWGLQMRRNRPLWREKQNEKNRKHFESFKRELFARYRKDPLHLLRKSVQAKKT from the exons ATGAAAATCCTAATACCGATTTTGTGTTTGATATCTACTGTGG ATCTACAAGATGCGCCAGATGGAGAGTGCTGTGGGGATCAAGAGGTGGATATATCTCAACATCTAGAGCTGGAAGCTGTTTGTCCAGAACTCAGTGGACAGATTATTGGAGGACGGTCCAGTTCGATTGTTAGACATCCTTACCAG GTCTCAATGATACTGAATGGAAATTCTTTCTGCGGTGGCTTTATAATTAGCCCGAATTACGTGTTGACTGCAGCCCACTGCGTTCAGAA cGTGTTACCGTCTGCTATCCGTCTACGCGTTGGCAGTACAAGACGGGACTCCGGCGGTACAATCGTCCCAGTGGCCAATGTTACAGTCCATCCTCAATACGGGACGCCACAATTTGACCACGATATCGCTGCTTTACAACTGGCCAGACCATTGACCTTCAGTAATTCTGTCCAGGCTATACGGCTCCCTCAACCGAGACAGGCAGTACCACTGGTTAGGCTAACTGTCACCGGATGGGGATTAACAGCT cCGCGTGGACAACGCATCCCGCGTATAATGATGGAAGCGAATGTGCCAGTAGTCCCGCATTGGCTTTGCCGGTTATCGTATGGTGATGCACTGACTAATAACATGTTTTGCGGAGGACATTTTCTCATAGGTGGAGTCTCATCGTGtcag GGTGATTCTGGTGGTCCTGCAGTATTCAGAGGAATTGCGTTTGGCGTAGTCTCATTTGCGAGAGGATGTGCTCTTCCGCTATCACCGACTGTCTTCACCAACATTGCTTCTTTAAGAGATTGGGTGACCCAAAACACAGGA GTTTACGAGATGTTCCTCATTGGATACCAATTCAAAGTTTTATCCCCGATTTTCACAATACACTGGGGCCTCCAAATGCGACGCAACCGCCCCCTATGGCGTGAAAAACAAAACgagaaaaacagaaaacacTTCGAGTCCTTCAAAAGGGAACTTTTCGCCAGATACAGAAAGGATCCACTACATTTATTGAGGAAAAGTGTGCAAGCGAAAAAGACATAG